Genomic DNA from Vigna radiata var. radiata cultivar VC1973A unplaced genomic scaffold, Vradiata_ver6 scaffold_161, whole genome shotgun sequence:
TTCGTTTTTACTTTGACTCGGTGATCTTCAATGCTTTAATTATCCATAATATGTTATTGTTTCATTACCCAAAAAATTAGATGGCTGCTGCTTCAGTTCGTCTTTTCTTTGaccaaataatataatagtttatttatttatttattcataattcaCGAGTTATAATATAACAAAGTGAAATAATGTTAGAAATATGTCTGAATGTGCTACACccatttgttttaaatatccaATTTTTTACATTGAAACTACGTATGCATATCTCGTAGAGAAATTCTTTATGAATGTAAAACTGAAATTGTGCTTCAAgatgatttaattattatattaatcaaacaatacaatatgatatgattaataaaacacatttaatcataGTAATAGACATTAAAGATTTATTTGATAGGTTTTAGATGGTTCCTTAAAAGAAAGTATAGCATTATGTTACTTTATGTAGCTGAGTATGTGGAGCAATTGAGTTCTCCTTTTCAGTCATTGCTTTTGCatctatttataaacattttcatTGGCAAATAACATCATATCATACTCACACTAACAAAAGTGTACAGATTCTCTGACATATTCGTGCCTTGGACAATATTAAGGGGAGATATATTccaaacaaaatacaatatGTACTCTCACTATAACAGAATTATGTGTACACAACAAAACTAACAATACATATATGTCCAAGAAATTGTGCATGTAAATAGATAGCCATTTACCCAACTTTATACCATCTTAATATTAGACTGAGTTATCTTAGTTTAGACGCAACCTGAAAAAGGGTTGGAAGGAAAAAGCAAATTTCGTatgaaaagttgaaaatttattataaatttcataatcattaatagaaaatatgttaaattatgaGTAGTCTCATTTACATGTTAGAAAAAGTTggtaatattttgaatatttgaattggattgaaaataaaaaaaatactaatatgaactaaaagttttatattgattagaaatgaaaaagttgaaagatatataaaaaaaaaaattaagatctATAACATTAAGtcttaagattttatattagaTGTGATGTCGTTTTATACGTCTTATATCTAAAAGATAAtcaatttttctaatatatcaATCTATGacactcaaaattaaaatattacactattaattatataattgatataagACATATACAACTCCATAAGTATGTATTATGTATTTACAAATCATCAAGTTTCGCTGCTTCACATCCCTTCTACTTGCACTGTTCTCTACtcacatatattatataatcatcACAAGCGAAAcaatcacaatcaaacatagaGAACATGATAAGTTAGCGTAATTATAAAAGAccatacaatttatatattatctcattgtaaaataaattcttatcaTCTTAACTAGTCAACTGTATATCATAAGAATCAAATGTTCatataaaacatgtcctcactAGCATACATATGAAATCACAACTCATTGGCTTTCAAGATTTAGACATTTAACTATATTTCTGAAAACATGTGTATTGAGTAGACTTAGAGATTCTACACCTATCATGTGAACACTAATAGATTTTTTGCAATACCACTCCAGCTCTACTCAACCAACAATATATTAGGACCTATGTCTTCATCACTATGACAATGTTAATTCAATATAGTCGTCCAAATGGTGCTCTTTCACTCTAAATCTCGCTATAGGAACCTTCGTTGACTCTaacaaactaaatatttttctctatttgaGTAGGATACTAGTAGAATCAAGACAATCTCTTTATAGAATCATCATTCAATACACCTTAAACTCAAAATCAATGTAACTCTTCCTTCGtgaaagtcactacaatcttaTCACCCATACAACCAAGCAtcataaatatcaaattaaaacattcattattatcAGGAAATCAACACATATGTGTAATTAAAACAATCTAAAAAAGACAAATTATCTAATATAGAAGGTAGCGTCTAATGGGGACTCCCTAACACCCAACGTCCTAACACATATGTGTAATTAAAACAATCTAAAAAAGACAAATTATCTAATATAGAAGGTAGCGTCTAATGGGGACTCCCTAACGCCCAACATCCTAAGTCCCTAGAGCTCCTTGGAATCTTATTCCAGATAGCACCTAACATAAAGCTCCTAGTGCCCAATGTAAATTTCTCAACACCCAACACCACTATAAAGCGCCCAACGATGTTCATTAAACGTCCAATGCCCATCACTCTAGAGCTTATTGTTTAGTGAGCATCCAACGGTCTCTAAATAGCGCCAACTATAGAACATCCctcaataaaacacatttatcaacaaaaaatgaGGTCATTAGTAATTACAGAGGGATTTCACGTTCCATCAGTAAATATTTCCAACTACCTTATTGTCAATGGATTTTTATTCCATTGAAAaaagatgaatttttattattttcgaTAATTATGACAGTCGattatactcttttttttttatacatagtGTTATTAATGAATGTCTTGGATTAAATATTGACTCACCATATAATCAATCAATtacaaaacaagataaaaagtCTATTTGGACAACGTACTTAAGATCTttggttttgaaaatgaaatttttgtatagtatttattaataaaagttgtttgtccttgtctttttttttgtcttagtTTACTCGAAAAATGTATGGAGTGACGCATTCAAAGTTGATAAATATTACAATGTCCAAActcaaaatatatcatttttaaaagcgaacTATGTATTTGGTTTAATGTTTAGAGGGTTGAATTCACCTTTGAgatgtaaaaagtaaaaatttatgttatgaGATTAAGATGGTCCCAATAACATAAACTTATACTATTTAAGATTTCCTCTTAAGTAAAATTATCCTTAATTAGTCAATAATGAATGATTGATCgaataattaagaataattgACTTGTCTAATCTAGGTCTATTTAAGTAAAAGTCCACTAAAATAGTATAAATGGGTATTGTTCACAACTTAAaacactattattttattattgtatttattacaATTCTAACCATGACTTAGAGCGTCAAAGTGTCTTTATAGTCAAAGTGTCTTTATAAACATCTATCTCTATTTGAATTGACCTCAAACTaaagtgataagaaaatatttgagactTAAAAAGTAATGTCTATCTAAACTTGTGTAGACATCTTATTCTAATAAGTACGAAAACTATTTGAAATAGATTTAATTTAaggagatttttctttttagaaagaTAACAAATATCTATATACCTATATATAAGGAGAATAcctctttttatatatacaatttttattctcattttacactacataatataattattaactaatttgtaaaaaaaatataattgttaattgatttttttaaaaaaaatataattactattttcattattttttttcttatatattaacttaatcaatttacatatattattaactcataatacaattaaaacattaaaaaaaacggATACATGTACTCTTATATTTAGACTAGTATACATAAACATGATATAAGGGCTACTAGTTTATATGCATAGCCAAGAAATAATTCCTTTTGGTTACACTTTGTGTACACTGCAAGTCTATAAATAACATATAACCAAACACAAAACTAAAATATGCAAGTTGGTTCCCAGCCTCAATATATTAAGAAACAACATTGTAGTAACAGTGACAGTTCATGAGTCCACCCTATAATACCAGGACCACAACGTCTACTTAATTTTATGAATGACTTTGTCTACACTAACCTCTTCTCCTTGGAAGATGCTTCGATTGTGTTGAATAAGTACTTAATTATACATCTTATGAACTCAGAAAATTCTTAATCCCGTGATTGAAAAAAAGGCAGTGATCCACATTCAAGTTAGAGAGAATTGCCGTGTTATGTGAGGAAAGCATCATCTTATAACAATGGATACATTTGAAAgcacaaattatttaattcttttctattaaatttaagaaaacaactgATGAACAACATAGTACAAATGGGTTTAGCCGAAATACCAAAACGATATGCATGGCTATATACAAGTTTAGTCATTACGAGACGCCATTATCCTTGTGGAGAcgccaaattaaaaaaagtaccGAAGCAATCTCATGCAAAGTTCAAAACTTGGCAGTTATAAGTCCTTTAAGATTACAGTTTGTCTAGGGGGGAAAAAACAGAACTACTACTCCTAGAGACAGGCAACAGGGCTAGAAAGCCATGGAAGAATTAAGCATCTATGCATTGGCAGAAGCAGCTTCAGGGTGATAATGTAGCATCTCATTCCACATCATTTCCCTAATCATCTGTTCTCCCCAATGTTCATCTATGTCAAGATTGATGGGAACCTGTGCAGGAGGGTTACACCTTGGATCATACAGGCCAGACATATATGGATGTTGGAGAGCTTCTAAGACAGTAATTCTCTTGGTTGGATCAAATACAAGCATCTTTTGCAACAAATCTATGGCTAATGGATCTGCTTGTGGATACAGCTGAGAGAAGTGTCTCCCCCTAGTATAGGGTAGTGATTTGATAAACCTCCTGGCTTTTGCATTATCAATAAACTCAATATGAGATTCATGCTGGCTTCCAAGAACACTTATAATTAGTTTCAGCTGGTTGAGACACTCAGTGCCAGGGAAAATTGGCTTTCTACCAAGAATCTCAGCAAAGATGCACCCTACTGACCAGACATCAATGGAGGTCCCGTAGTTGTCACAGCATAGCAAGAGCTCCGGTGCACGATACCAACGAGTGACAACATATTCTGTCATAAACTGGCCATCAACTCCATTAGTTCGAGCAAGCCCAAAGTCACATATCTTCAAATCACAATTGGCATTTATGAGCAGATTCCCAGGCTTCAAATCCCGGTGAAGAATATTTGCTGAATGAAGGTATTTAAGACCTCGAAGGAGCTAAAGTAAGAGTTCATGGTTAGTATCAATCACAAGAATAGTTAAAATGTGCAAAGATTTGAAATTCATAGAGAATCCGTTAACTGTTTCTAATTGTCAATGCTGATAAACATTCTACAGCAGAATTCTTTAACAAAATGTGGAGAAGATGGATTACAAGCATAATCAATAATAGGTTATTCTCTTAAGAAGCTTAATCATTTAATCAAACAATGTTAAGGTCACATCAGTCCACCAATTGGGGCCCATGACTTCCGTGATAGGACACGATCGAAATTGAAGACACAAAAAAGGTAGAGAGCACGAAATTGCCCCAACTTGTCTAAAACAACATGATGATACTGTATAAGAATGTACGAAAGAGGATGTTTAACAGTTGATTCACTGATGTTGTATGTTAATAACAGAAAACGGGGAATTCACTTCGAAACATGACAATGCCAGTTAAACACTGAAAGAATGCATTTGCAATTACACTTCAAACCTCAACAAAATCTCTTTCAAAATGAATATGTCATGCCTTTGTGCAAATCCAAAAAGAATTCACAGCCACAGTTCTAGAAATtagaaagaagagatgaaggaatggaaaaaaaaaaaaataccataaGAAAGTGGTTGGTAcctgaaacaagaaatatttGCAATGATCATTGGAAAGTGGCTGCGAGGACTTAATAATTTGGTGAAGATCGGTATCCATGAGTTCGTAGACCAAGTAGACATCCTTAAAACTTGTCCTGTGGATTGGCATCATGACATCTTTCAAAGCAATGACATTCTCGTGCCGAATGTGTCTAAGCAGCTTCAGTTCCCTTAAAGTTCTCAAAGCATCAATAGAATTCTCAAATATATTACCAATCTTCTTAATTGCAACTCTCTCATTGGTCTCCCGATTGATGGAAGAGCACACCACGCCATATGCTCCGCGGCCAATAGGCTTGATTGGAACGTACTTCGTATCAATCTCAAACAACGTTTGCCATATTGTATAATAATGCTTTCCCTTTGGCTTAATTCTGTTTGGTGGTTCAACTAGAGTTGCCATTTCCTGCAAATTAACACCACCACAATATATTTTCAACAAGTAAACACAGAGGAGACTGTAGTAATAAGCTCACAACTATAACAGTAAATTCATTATTATAGCCACTGATCATGCATTACTAACTGTGACAAGCAATCAACAGTCTGTTAAAGCTGGCATCAAACAAATATCAGAAAGACAATGCATTATATATCCAGAGGTATTGTTGCAGGATAAAGGTGAATCATTGGATACTTTTTTATGCCATGTTAGAGAAGGTTCGAATCAATTCTTACTTGTAATTTCTACATCTGGGTTTTGATCTTTTGATGTCACCCTGTCTCTTTGTAGAACCTATTCTCTCCAAGACTATCTTTTTGGACatcttttttgttaaaaaaataccaaagattcaattttatctttccTCTTCCCCTGATCTTTACCCACCCACCCCAATAGCAAAATAACCAAATCTTGATTCCAAAAAGAGTGAGAAAAGCGTTCATACCACAAAATTCAGCTTTCATCCCAGCATCTCCCCTTTCTTGCAGCTCTGACTCGGATGCCCCAAAAGCGAATCCAAAGACGAAGAATCCCTCAATTGATGCAGCTTCAAGAAAACGTTCTGTACCAACAAAATATCACAGTTGAAGCCACAATCTAATATAGTGGATTGGTCTCATCTCATTTAAAATCTcatcaaataaacaataaataaatatctcaATTTCATCGAGATGAAgctagagaagaagaaaaagaggccATAGCCATAGCCATAGCCGTAGTCATCatgatattaaaaaagaaataaatataacgTATccatatgatataataatattaatacttaCCTAAACATAAAGGcagacaataaaatattatataaaaagaggGTCTGATTGAATTTAGACGGgagaaaagaaagtgaaagagagcATAAGCATTTTAGCATATCCTACTACTCACATGAGTCACGACGACGACCCCAACCCACACGGCATTGGTTTTGTTTAGCTTTGCTTTTCCCGCAAGAGAGAATGCAAAATACGACAACGTAAGTATGTGTGTTTGGCCTTTCGGAactaaaatactaaattaaaaaacggtcttgctttttctttttcttttccacgCCAACGTTAAGATTCACAAATTTGGTTCAGCCGTTTGGTATTAATTTCGATTCAGGCGCAAACAACTTGGCAAGTTTCCTTTCAACAAATCTGTTGAAAATGTAAGGAAAGTATTTGGTAGGGTACCAATCCTACGTCTACAACTGCAAGTGCAACCAAAACCTATTCAATGCTCGCTCCCCAAAGGAACCCTAACTGCGTGAGTTCGCTTCTACGGTCTCTTTTGCCCCACACTGCTACGTACACCTATTTCTCTCCATACATtcctccttttttcttctttttaaaatatcttcaacTTCTCACTCaatcttcaaaatcaaaatatattatttcacaaACAGTTTGGATATTAATTGCTTATCCACAttcaaaaaatgattttgataaatataatatttatttatattatgtgaatttcatataaaaaataataatattgagtTAGATTGGTTACCGGAATTCTACTATTGAGATATTTAAAGATTTGATTTAGTCTTCAAGCTTTTTATAgagatttttttgtttgttaaggCTATGACAGTGCATTCTTTAGGTATGTGATTTTGATTCTTGAAGGACAtaattcaatcttttttttttatttaatataatattgacTGTTATGTAGAATTGTTGGTTCGTTATTTTGTCTAATTGGGTTTagttattaattactatttattttattgtaaaaatctagaaataataaagaataacaGTGATCTTTTAAAAGATGACGATTGATTCATTAATAAAGTTGTTATAAATAagaatcataatttaaaaaaataatctaaacctttttaatatttgaatacaatatagattatatatagtttattcaCTAATATATAGGAAAGTTGAAAAGTAATAAATCtgtttaatatttgaatagagtatagattatatatagttttgtattttatagATCTCcttttgttaaaaagaattatatattataaaagatgtgtcattgaaatagtaaaagatctataaataataaagaatagtAGTAAAAGATGACTATT
This window encodes:
- the LOC106779821 gene encoding mitogen-activated protein kinase 7 — encoded protein: MATLVEPPNRIKPKGKHYYTIWQTLFEIDTKYVPIKPIGRGAYGVVCSSINRETNERVAIKKIGNIFENSIDALRTLRELKLLRHIRHENVIALKDVMMPIHRTSFKDVYLVYELMDTDLHQIIKSSQPLSNDHCKYFLFQLLRGLKYLHSANILHRDLKPGNLLINANCDLKICDFGLARTNGVDGQFMTEYVVTRWYRAPELLLCCDNYGTSIDVWSVGCIFAEILGRKPIFPGTECLNQLKLIISVLGSQHESHIEFIDNAKARRFIKSLPYTRGRHFSQLYPQADPLAIDLLQKMLVFDPTKRITVLEALQHPYMSGLYDPRCNPPAQVPINLDIDEHWGEQMIREMMWNEMLHYHPEAASANA